tgtttgcattttattgtcTGGCCCATCTTACTTTATTCCATTATTAGCACTTTCGAGTGACGCAGTCTTTTAACACTCCACTGAGCCAGTCAAATGGAACATTTCCAAGaaccttttcatttttttattattttttttgtttatttatcactGTTCATTTGTTTACATGGCTTCTGAGGTGTAAGAGGAAAGTGGAAACACTTGATCAAGGGAAACTAAACTGTGCCACAATGCCTAGTATtaggatttatttttctttttctctttgtgaaGGGTCAAAAGCCAAttcttaaataaatcaatagctTCAAACTTCATAGCCAACAACACATGGAATTACTAGTTCAACTCTTACACAGCGACTTATCAGTGTTTTTGGGTGAATGTTTAAAATCAGCGCTGTATCTGATGATGAGAAAAGTGAGCCCTGAGAGATCAGACTCCTCCTGGAAACATCAgtctgaatgtttttgtttcttgcttAAGAAAACAGGGTTAGGCCAAATTTCCTTATGTAAAGGAACTCTGGCAGATtccatttttgttttacaaaaatgtacctGCACTAGCAAGACATTTCCCTTGactgaggttaaaaaaaaacggtCATGACTCCATAACCTGGAGTTAAAAATGACAAACCTCGCTCGTACAAAACGGATGAGGCAATCGCATTGTAAAACGCTGGAGTATTTcttttatcgttttttttttgttttctttctttctctgaatgAAACACTGTGCCAATACACACTCTGAGCAAAGAAACTCCACCCAAGCCTTTTTACCCCCTGTTAGCAAGCTCTGCCCCTTTAGTCCTGCCTTTCTGGAGGTGTGGATCACTGAGCAAGTGCCTATGTACTAACTTCACtgctatatgtgtgtatttgctaTGTGCTAGATGAGCCTCAGCTTTTACTGTTTTATAACTTCTcagtggtaacattttggaCTTAATGCCTCTTCAGGAAATTCTTCGGTTAAGCCGATGTGAGTTGAATCTGTTGAAATTGGTTTCTTGTTCGTTTTTGGTTTCCCGCTACGAGACCTCCCATAAGATTAAGATATTTGTCATCAACGGTTGCTTGTTAAACTACATACAAACCATCAAACCACCTGACTTTCAGATTCTGCTAGTTCTAGTTGGGGGTCACTACTGCAGAATTTTCCAGTACTTTTGGAAATCAGCATCTGTCTgtaaaaatgagaataaaaaaccTGCAGGAAGAGAAACTAATGCAGAACAGAGAAATCCCTCTTCCACTCATGTCCTTGTTTTTCACGTCTCATGCTCTTCATCCATTCCTAAGTGTCTTTACGCCTCCACTCCTTTCTCCTCCCTTCTGTTTCCTTGATTGGGTCACATTGTAAATTCGATCCCCATTTTAATGTGAGCCTTTGTCGCCTCTCCATCTTGTGTACGTCTTGTTTCCTTTACTTTCATCATCCTAAACGTTCCCTTCTGTACATAaacttatttatatttcattcctTTTTCTGCTGTCTTGCTTATTCTTTTGATTCTTATACAGTTGTATAATAAACTATACTtggaccatttttttttttttttcttcattttgttttttttgaaagtattagaatttttttccatttaaaaaaaaaaaagtttggtatTATTGTTCTcaaaatcttatttttaatttgcatctgtttttatagtgttattaaaaattttgaatatatgtgtatataattatatatataatgaaaaaaattatatataattatataatgctAAAATGTCCTTTCTAAGTAAGGAACTGTTCCaacctaataaaaaaatgcttgagATTTTACCACTGGTTTGAGTCGGAGTGTGCTGActgagtatttgtgtgtgtttctaatgTAGtttataattgaaataaaatgtaattttgacTAAATGACTAAAAAAGTCATTTTAGTTATCTCAGTAATTTGTCCTCTACTAtaaaaatgcagatttttttttttttttacccatagATTCTACTTTGACAGTATTGTGTTCTTTATAATCTCAGGTTTTAAGACCAAAACAGGTTATTGATTGACTTTAAGGTTCTTTAAGATCTGCCTGCCACTTTGTTCCAGGACACTAATCCATACCTGATTAAGACATGTCAGGAGGAATCTGCATCTGCTGCCCCTGTAATGAAGATACGGTGATGTTTCTTAATGAAGCCAATCTTTTGCTTTTGCAATTTGGTTGATTTTTAAATTGCataatgattaattatattTGCTGGATTTTTAAGTATTGAAACACAATTTTGGCATATCCTGTCCTCAAGAGCAACACTGGGAAACCATGatctcattatggaaagattgTGAAGGCAAGTGTCAACAGAGTTCAGGATTAATCAACAATTAAAGCAATATCCCAACCTTTCATTCTAACTTTTCTGTTATACAACATGTATACTATAGACAAAAGAAATGGGAAACCTCACTTTATCTGCGATTTTTGGTtcctcctcaaactgttaccataaagttgaAGGCACAATTGTATTGAACATATGGGGAAATGGAATGCTTCAGCATCCATTCACTTTAACTAGTAGACCAAAACcttgacaatacccctgtgtccaaagccagcaccatgagGATATGGGTTACATGGTTTGTAGTGTAAGATCCTGATTGGACTGCTTTAGAGCTTTGACcgcaatcctactgaacaccttttcaGTGCCTAACTTCCAACAAATCTGTGGCTGAATCAGCACAAAggtacacaagcacactccaaaatctagaacatcttaccagaaaagtggaggatattataacagcgaatgggatgatggagaagaagaaaaaaaaaagaacatacaatTCCTACTGTCcagtgtctacaaacttttgtccatatgctGTAATATATGCAAAATTCACTGTACTGGAAAAAATGgcaacattttctttctattaaGTTCTACATCAGCATTATTCATCCTTTAAGCTCATGAGCCTCACACTGTGCTCTCCTCTCTGGATCTCTCCATTCTCACTCTTTCAAAGTTCTGAtattcattattgcattgtcGATATTAGCCTCTGTGCCTGGGTTAAACAaaccactttttaaaataactacatttaaaaagcCCCCTGGCTACAAGCATGAGAACGCTTATATTATGAAATGGTGGTAATTTTAAGGAGGGGAAATGAGTGTTTAGGCACAAAGTATGAATTTGGTTCAATAGTTTTTATTCTGCTGAATGCTCGATCTTGGTGTTGAGTAGGTTTCGGTGTCAGTATCTATATTGACAAATTTTAATCACATTCTGATATATTACAATTTCTACAGTAACACAGGGAGTTTTATTGGAGATGTTAGACATTATCTAAAGTATAAtattagctttttaaaaacaaaaagaaaatgtttgatttttcaTCTGTAAAATGAAAAGTTGAGAAGGAGCTGCTCATGCAGTTTTCCTCAGCTATCATTCAATCTgtcctatatacagtatatttaagtCTTGTTTGGTTTAGCTAATAAATTAGACATTAAAAAGAGGACAGTCTGGACAACTGAGAATATTATTGGTGCTCCTCTTCTCGCTCTCCATGAAATGTACACCTTCACGGTGGAGAAACAATCATCATGGACATGAGCACCAGAACTTCAAGACAAGAACATATATTTCCCAAAGGCAATccacttaaacacacattttatttagtatATTGCCTACAATTTCACAATTTCATCGcactactttatttatttttatatagtacaTAGAGGTTTTCATCACCAAGACAAACTCCAATTTTTCTGaaaagttctttaaaaaaaaggtggcTTTTAAAATtcaagcaattttttttgtatagggtttttaacaatgaacattgtctcaaagcagctttacacagataatgtggtaataaaaatgaatatgttctttataaatgataaaatcatattcatttcaaatgagaagaaaagaaaggctGGTGAACAGTCAACAGATTTTAGCTGTTATACTGTACATGATAATAGGAACCAACTGCTCATCTTGCGGTGGTTTAACTGCGTCAAATATAACTAGAACTAATGCTGTGGTTTAAGaggagtgaataaataaagtgctGTTATTGAGATATTACCTAAGGCCACATCACACCACCTCACCccagaatattttttattttttattttttacttcttgTACATTTTGGCTTATGTAATATGTATTAATTTTCCAACTTTTAAACGTTTAAAGTGAATCATCGTGACCTCatcatgttttgtgtgtgtgtgtgtgtgtgtgtgtgtgtgtgtgtgtgtgtgtgtgtctgcgcgtGTGTGTGAAACTAGCACTTTGAGCGGATTAGTGCAATCAGAAGCCTTGAGTGTGTTTAAACACGGCTTGAGGGACAGGAACTCAATCTGTGTCTCACCCAGTCGAATTAATCAGCCCTGTATTAACACACACAACTATTTTCAGATTTGGATTTTGTCAGGGTCACCGTGTGCTTGTCAAAGTTCAAAGATCACTCTGCTGAGGTCACCTCGGACAGCAGACAGGAAATTAGGTGTGTTCTGGGTGGCCAGAAGAGGGCAGCCACACTTATgatataacattaataatacacactgtttgACAGGCTGATGTAGATGGAAACTGCTTTTGCCCAGTGGTCAggctatttatttttaatgttaactatttaaatatatgaatcATAGCCTTCTGTCTGGTAATTACAATAACAATGGTTATGACAGGTATCATATTCCTTTTATATGTTTGTAATAAATGTGCTTATAAATACATATTGTGCACAATTGTCTTTGGAATCAGAATAAAATTTCCCCTTTACTTAAAACCCAAAACTGcctcagcatgacaatgcccctgtgcacaaagccagctccatgaagatatggttaacATAAGTCAACCctatgaattggaacgctgactgcaccctcatGTCTCCTCACcccacatcagtaccagacttgtTTACACCCTTGTTTTGAATAagaacaaatcttcacaagctaAATCTAGTGGATCTAGTGAATCCCAGAAAAGTGTGTAAATacagcaaataaggactaaatgtggaatgttcaaaaatagtataaatttgttttatatatatatttatatatatgttgaTATTATTCAGAGCCTTTATTTCCCCCTCCCTCAAGTTTCTTCTCTGAACAACAAACTATATTCATGACACAGGCTTAAGACTAATCCCCATTTGAAATAGTTAGTAGGCCTATATCTGCAAAATGACTCACAGAGATGGAAATCCTCATTGTCGCACGTCattcatcgtgtgtgtgtgtgtgtgtgagtgtttgagtgtatatatgtattcaaGTGGCATCCCTCATGGGGTCAGGGGTGTTTGAAGATGATAATTGGAATCGAGCTGCCGTTATGTCTCCCAGCGGAACCCCTCAGACCGgaccgcgtgtgtgtgtgtttgtgtctgtgtgtgtgtgtgttgggatataaaaagagaagagaagtatGAAGATGGTCTCAAGCATAGATACTCCCAGGCAAGAGCATCTCAGACTTGTTCTCAGCTGATCTGAATTTGAATAAACCATACCAACTCATCAAACAaggtaaaatgaaaataaatgtttaatccattttgtgttttttggtgTAATTTTGCAGAATCGAAATAGCATACATTACCTCTGATCTACTCTTTACCACGTTATTTTctacttgtatttttttttgcttttttttattaattaaaaagtgctaaataaattatcattgttattattattattattattattattattattgttgttattattattggtgaTTGTGGTGGTAAATCAGGACTGAAACTgcaactgtgaaaaaaaaaattagaaatgagAGCAAATTTCTTATTTACCATTTGGCTTACTTAATAAAATGATTGActgtaatgtatttgtgtgtgtgtgtgtgtgtgtgtgtgtgtgtgtgtgtgtgtgtgtgtgtttagcatgaTGGTCAGTGTGTGCAAACTGTTGCTGGTAGCTGCCTTGTTGCTGTGTTTGCAAGCTCAGCTGTCTATCTCTCAGCACTGGTCTCATGGATGGTACCctggaggaaagagagaaatcGACTCTTACAGCTCACCAGaggtttatttctctctctctctctctctctctctctctctcgtttctttctctctctcaaacacacacagctttacatAAAATAACTGAAAGTGAAAGTTTTTGAGACACAAATTGAAAAAAACTTCTAATTTCTTCTACCAAAGTTGAA
This Silurus meridionalis isolate SWU-2019-XX chromosome 15, ASM1480568v1, whole genome shotgun sequence DNA region includes the following protein-coding sequences:
- the gnrh2 gene encoding progonadoliberin-2, giving the protein MMVSVCKLLLVAALLLCLQAQLSISQHWSHGWYPGGKREIDSYSSPEISGEIKLCEAGECSYLRPLRTNILKSILLDALAKEFQKRK